AACTGCCGGTATTAATGGCATAGCGAAAGAGCACCATACAAATAACTTTTTTACCATTTCTAACGAAGGCGAAATCAAACGTTATAGAGCTGAGAACCTTACGGAACTGCCACATAACTACGAGCACGCAGATAAAGGACGTGTCAAAGCAGCCTATCATGATAGCTCTAAAGTCTTATGGCTGGCCTCTAACCTAGGTATACAAAGGCTTGTTGAAAGTTCTTTGCAAAATCATCCCGTGACTTTTGATGTCGCTAATAACTCTAACGAGATATCCGTATTTTCAGGAGAGTTAGTTATTGGTAGTTATGGTCAAGGTTTGCATGCCTTTGACCCTAAATCGACTATTTTTCCAGCCAACATTAACGAAGCATTTACGACCAGTGCAAAACGAGTCATGGATTTACAACCCGTCGGTGACGACCTGTTCATTGCGACATTTGATGGGCTTTGGCAGTTCAATGCTAAAAATGAAAGTCTAGCGCGTGTGCCATTTTCCAATAACAACAAACTACTGATAAAACTCGCATATCAAGATGGCCTACTTTATTTAGGTAGTAACTCTGACGGTCTTTATATTTATGATATAGAAAAGCAAGCAATCATAGATCATGTCAATAAAGACAAAGGCTTAACATCAGTTGAAATCATTGACATTCTCCCTTTTGACAATGGTGATGTATGGCTAGCGGGTACCAAAGGCATTTCAATCTACAATCGCTTTAGTAAGTACATTAACAATGTGCCAAATCTTGGCCCAAACAAAGTCATTTCACTCGAACATGCAAACGGCAAAATATTTGCCGGCACATTAGGAGACGGTATAAACATACTAGACCGTCAAGGGACTTTACTATCTGTGATTGCTCAAGGTATTGAGTTTACCTATAGCTCAACAATTAAAAACAAAATTTGGATCGGCTCTGCGGTTGGCCTATACACAATAGACCCAACCACTCATGAAGTTGCTCTAATTCCGACGACCGAAAAATATTCATTTTCTGATGCCGCACGCTTAGTTGGCGACTCAGTGTTTTATGCCCATTTTGGCGGTATATTAGAAGTCCCAATAGAGCAACGAAACACTTACAGCGCCGATGTTTATATTGGCAAAACAATTGTTTCTGGACGTCAGTATCTACAAAACCAGGAAATTAATATTTCATCTGCGAGTGACGTAGTGTCATTTGATTTGGTCAGTTTAGATTATCGTCCAGGCCAAGCAAAAAAATTCAAGTACAAGCTCAATAATGGCGCCTGGAATCATATCAATGGTAACCAGCTAACGTTAACGGGGTTGGCATCAGGTCGCTACAACATTGAAATTATGGCGACCAATAGCTTAGGTCAGTGGAGCGAGAAACGAGCTTATGCCAATATTAATGTTGCTTACCCATGGTATTGGACACTGCAGGCTCGCATTGTATATGCCGTTACCTTAATTTGTCTTATTGCATTGTTTTCTTGGACGTTTTATTTACGAACGCAATCCATTCGAAAAATCTATTTGCTGCTCGAAACAGAAGTAAAGCGCAAAGGGAAAAGCGCATTGTCAACACAACGAAACTTGCAATCAATCGTTACCTTGCTTCATGAAAACAAGCAAGAACAGGCAATTGAAATCGCCGAGCAATGTATCAGCCAATTTGCTAATGAAGAATCTGAAGAAACGCCAGACGCTCTTTACGGCAGTAATTTGAATATCGCGGTACCCTATTTCGCTGAATTTTTACATCGTAAATATCATGTGAAAATGACGTACGATTTGTATGC
This Thalassotalea euphylliae DNA region includes the following protein-coding sequences:
- a CDS encoding ligand-binding sensor domain-containing protein → MKTTLRRTVLSNFPQAMWQRLLPLSLLPIFVSLLFPSTANAQVDNLAKVYSITQDSNGFVWLAGHQGLTRFDGTNSITFSANDPNWQLPFTWTHEIEPHGEKFIVSSESLGTWLFDPSNGQFEQLNINTERSSHYHSIEFKGNYYISSGKRVYKHDSSTSLTKDIFKGAAPTHLVKTSNHLYMDAGYEGAYILKDEKFNQLISEKVNTIAAVGQYLIVVTPNQIYTYNGEQVVASIPTTAGINGIAKEHHTNNFFTISNEGEIKRYRAENLTELPHNYEHADKGRVKAAYHDSSKVLWLASNLGIQRLVESSLQNHPVTFDVANNSNEISVFSGELVIGSYGQGLHAFDPKSTIFPANINEAFTTSAKRVMDLQPVGDDLFIATFDGLWQFNAKNESLARVPFSNNNKLLIKLAYQDGLLYLGSNSDGLYIYDIEKQAIIDHVNKDKGLTSVEIIDILPFDNGDVWLAGTKGISIYNRFSKYINNVPNLGPNKVISLEHANGKIFAGTLGDGINILDRQGTLLSVIAQGIEFTYSSTIKNKIWIGSAVGLYTIDPTTHEVALIPTTEKYSFSDAARLVGDSVFYAHFGGILEVPIEQRNTYSADVYIGKTIVSGRQYLQNQEINISSASDVVSFDLVSLDYRPGQAKKFKYKLNNGAWNHINGNQLTLTGLASGRYNIEIMATNSLGQWSEKRAYANINVAYPWYWTLQARIVYAVTLICLIALFSWTFYLRTQSIRKIYLLLETEVKRKGKSALSTQRNLQSIVTLLHENKQEQAIEIAEQCISQFANEESEETPDALYGSNLNIAVPYFAEFLHRKYHVKMTYDLYAKNEQLSYELQANIYKLIYEAVTCAILHGDSSHFQLTLKEFKDKLWLTISDDEDSFTHFNSKVTFNMSMYYIRQIANKYKASVNTFEPKDDKGSQIVISFPMRLTS